In Luteimonas viscosa, the genomic window TCTCCACGCCCTCGCCGATGGTGTCGATGCCGAGCGTGCCGGCCAGGGCGAGGATGGCGCGCACCAGGGCCAGGCTCTCGGCGTGGGTTTCGCCGGACAGGCCGGCGATGAAGCTCTGGTCGATTTTCAGCGCCTGGATCGGGAACCGGTGCAGGTACGACAGCGCCGAGAAACCGGTGCCGAAGTCGTCGAGCAACGCCAGCACGCCCTCGGCACGCAGGGTATTGAGGATGCGCGCTGCGCGCGGCGCGTCGTCGAGCAGTGCGCCCTCGGTGATCTCGATCCGCAACCGGTGCGGATCGACCCGCGCGTCGCCGATGATGCGCAGCAGGCGCTCGGCGAAGTCGTCGGCGTGGAAGTGCCTGGGCGACACGTTGATCGACACGTAGCCTTCGAGGTGCCGCCCCATCCACGCTACCACGCGCTGGTACAGCAGCCAGTCGACCTGTTCGATCAGGCCACTGTCCTCGCACACGCGCAGGAACTCCGACGGCGGCAGCGCGCCGTGCAGTTCGTGCTTCCAGCGCAGCAGCGCCTCGTGCCCGACCACGACGCCGTCGGCCAGGCGCACGATCGGCTGGAAATGCGGCTCGAACGCGTCGCGCTGGATCGCGCGGCGCAGGTCGGCCTCGAGGTCGAGCAGGCGCATCGCCTCGGCGCGCATCTCCTCGTCGAAGCGCTCGCTGCGGTCGCGTCCGCGCGCCTTGGCGCGGTACATCGCCGCGTCGGCGTCGCGCAGCAGCTCGTCGGCGTGGCGGTAGCGCGGCTGCCACAGCGCGATGCCGATGCTGGCCGAGGGGAAAAGCTCGCGCCCGGCCACCCACATCGAGCGGCCGAGCTTCTTCAGGATCTTGGTGGAGATGTCGGTGGCGACGTCGGCATCGGCGACCGCATCGAGCACGATCGCGAACTCGTCGCCGCCCAGCCGCGCGACCACGTCCTCGACCCCGATCGCGCCGCGGATGCGGCGGCCGACCTCGATCAGCATCGCATCGCCGGCGGCATGGCCCATCGAATCGTTGATCAGCTTGAAGCGGTCGAGGTCGAGGAACAGCACCGCGAACGGCAGCCGGCCCGGCTCGTACATCTGCAGCATCATGCTGTCGAGGCGGTCGAGCAGGAACACGCGGTTGGGCAGGCCGGTGAGGTGGTCGTGGCGCGCCTGGTGGGTCAGGCGCTGCTGCGCGCGCACGCGCTCGCCGATCTGCGCGCGCAGTTCGCGATTGGCCTGTTCCAGTTCGCGGGTACGCGCCTCGACCCGGAACTCGAGCTCGGCATGGGTGGCCTTGAGCGATTCCTGCGCACGCTTGCGCGCCAGCGCACCGTCGACGTGGTGGGCGACGAAGGTCAGCAGTTCCTGGTCGGCGGGAGTGAAGGCGACGTCCGCGCTGTAGCTCTGCACCGCGATCACGCCGACCGTGGCGCCGTCGCGCGTCAGCGGCACCCCCAGCCAGCAGTGCGCGAGCGAGCCGTGGCCGCGCATCTGCCCGGCGCTCTCGAGCTGGGCCATGCCGTAGCGGTCGACCAGCAGCGCCTGCCCGGTGCGGATCACGTACTCGGTCAGGCCGCGGCCGAGCCGGCGCGGCCGCCGCACCGGATCGCGCTCGTCCACCGAATAGGGGAATTCCAGCCGCGCGCCGTCCTCGCTCAGCAGCGCGATGTAGAAGTTGCGCGCGTCGAGCAGTTCGTCGATCACGCCGTGGACCTCGGCGTAGAAGCGCTCGATGCTGCCGGCGGTGATCGACAGTTCGCTGATCCGGAACAGCGCGCGCTGCAGGCGCTCGGCGCGCTCGCGCTCGACGATCTCCGCCTCCAGCACCCAGTTGGCGTGCTGCAGCTCGCGGGTGCGCTCGTCCACCCGCCGTTCCAGGTCGTCCTGCGCGGTCTTGCGGTCGAGCGCGGTGAGGATGTGCTGGGCGACGAATTCCAGCAGCGCCCGGTCCTCGTGGGTGTAGCGCCGTGGCTGGTCGTAGCTCTGCACCACGATCGCGCCGCTGACGTAGCCTTCGCGGCGCATCGGCACCCCCAGCCAGTCGGCGCTGTCGGGGCCGTGCGCGGGATCCTTGTCCACGCCCAGCGAGCTGCGGATCTGCGCCGACGGCCCCAGCATCGGCTGGCCGTGGCGCAGCATCGCCACGGTCAGGCTGTTGGGCATCTCGCAGACGGGGATCTCCTCGTCGGGATCGGCCACCCACGGATCGCGCTCGTCGACGAAGTACAGGAAACGGACGGTCTCGCGCACGTCGTCATAGCGCACGATGTAGAAGTTGTCCGCCGGCATCAGGGTGCCGACGACGGCGTGGATCCGCGCCAGCATCTCCTGCATGTCGAGGCTGGCGCCGGACAGGTCCGCGATCTCGAACAGCGCCTGGCGCAGGCGCTCGGACTTGCGCAGCCCTTCGATGCGCGACTGCGCGCGCGCGCTGGAGAAGGTGGCGTCGATGGTGCTGCGGGCCAGCGCCAGCCAGCCCTCGCGCAGGGCGTTGGGAAGCTGCCGGCCGGGCTGCGCGACTAGGGCGACGCGGGTGGCGTCGAGGGTCCAGGCGGCGCTGATGTCGTAACCGTCGGCGCCGGGCGGCTCGCCGCCGAGCATGCCGTCGACCGCCGCGGCATGCGCCGGCGTGGCGGCTGCGCTGCGCGAGGCGCCGGCACCGAGCAGCGGATCGTTCCAGCCGACCGCGACGGTCGCGCCCGCAGGCAGGGTGCGCGCGAGCAGCGGCGCGATGGCGTCCAGTCCCGCGTCCGTCTGGGGACCGGGCAGGTTCGCCTCGGTGGCTGGGACATTCACGGGTTCGGCATCTCCATTCAGGGAGCATAACGAGATTCGGCCCCGGCTCCGGCAACCCCTCGGCCGGCGCCGATCCGTTAGCTTCGACATGTCGATCGCCATCGCCCACCTGCCCCTTCCCCGATGGTCCCGGCGCCGCGGCCCCGGCTTCCCGCCGGCCGGGGCAGGCCTTACCCTGCTGCGGGTGAACGAGGCCGCCCCCGACGATCCGCCCGAGCCCGGCGACGAAGCGCTGATGCTCGCCTATGCGGCCGGCGACGTGGGCGCGTTCGAATCGCTCTACGGGCGCCACCGCCTGCGCCTGTACCGCTACCTGCTGCGGCAGCTGCGCGACGGCGCACTGGCCGACGAGCTGTTCCAGGACATCTGGCAGAAGGTGATCAGCGCGCGCGCGAACTGGACGCCCGAGGCCGCGTTCGCGACCTGGCTGTACCGGATCGCGCACAACCGCCTGGCCGACCACTGGCGGGCGCTGCAGCACCGTCCGCCGGCGCCGGTGGACGCCGACGAGCGCACCGCGCGCGTGCCCGACCCGGACACGCCGGAGCGGCAGCTGTCGGAATTCGAGCAGCGCCGGCAGTTGCAGGTGGCGCTGGACGCATTGCCGCCCGAGCAGCGCGAGGTGATCGTGCTGCGGCTGGAG contains:
- a CDS encoding EAL domain-containing protein, translated to MNVPATEANLPGPQTDAGLDAIAPLLARTLPAGATVAVGWNDPLLGAGASRSAAATPAHAAAVDGMLGGEPPGADGYDISAAWTLDATRVALVAQPGRQLPNALREGWLALARSTIDATFSSARAQSRIEGLRKSERLRQALFEIADLSGASLDMQEMLARIHAVVGTLMPADNFYIVRYDDVRETVRFLYFVDERDPWVADPDEEIPVCEMPNSLTVAMLRHGQPMLGPSAQIRSSLGVDKDPAHGPDSADWLGVPMRREGYVSGAIVVQSYDQPRRYTHEDRALLEFVAQHILTALDRKTAQDDLERRVDERTRELQHANWVLEAEIVERERAERLQRALFRISELSITAGSIERFYAEVHGVIDELLDARNFYIALLSEDGARLEFPYSVDERDPVRRPRRLGRGLTEYVIRTGQALLVDRYGMAQLESAGQMRGHGSLAHCWLGVPLTRDGATVGVIAVQSYSADVAFTPADQELLTFVAHHVDGALARKRAQESLKATHAELEFRVEARTRELEQANRELRAQIGERVRAQQRLTHQARHDHLTGLPNRVFLLDRLDSMMLQMYEPGRLPFAVLFLDLDRFKLINDSMGHAAGDAMLIEVGRRIRGAIGVEDVVARLGGDEFAIVLDAVADADVATDISTKILKKLGRSMWVAGRELFPSASIGIALWQPRYRHADELLRDADAAMYRAKARGRDRSERFDEEMRAEAMRLLDLEADLRRAIQRDAFEPHFQPIVRLADGVVVGHEALLRWKHELHGALPPSEFLRVCEDSGLIEQVDWLLYQRVVAWMGRHLEGYVSINVSPRHFHADDFAERLLRIIGDARVDPHRLRIEITEGALLDDAPRAARILNTLRAEGVLALLDDFGTGFSALSYLHRFPIQALKIDQSFIAGLSGETHAESLALVRAILALAGTLGIDTIGEGVETEHQRQLLTGLGCAYGQGYLFGRPVAQVEGRAPKARPAAVSARSR
- a CDS encoding RNA polymerase sigma factor; amino-acid sequence: MSIAIAHLPLPRWSRRRGPGFPPAGAGLTLLRVNEAAPDDPPEPGDEALMLAYAAGDVGAFESLYGRHRLRLYRYLLRQLRDGALADELFQDIWQKVISARANWTPEAAFATWLYRIAHNRLADHWRALQHRPPAPVDADERTARVPDPDTPERQLSEFEQRRQLQVALDALPPEQREVIVLRLEQELSLEEIGEVTGVGRETVKSRLRYAMDKLRAQLGAGVGA